One Drosophila gunungcola strain Sukarami chromosome 2R unlocalized genomic scaffold, Dgunungcola_SK_2 000004F, whole genome shotgun sequence genomic window, CTCTTGTCAATCGGCTGGACGGTATTGTAATGTGGCAACCATTTAACAAGACAAACTAGGCGCTCTTAatgggccacgcccacttgtGGGAAGGCAGGGGACGGACGTTCAATCAACTTCGATGAGCAACAGTTTGCTGCAATTTAAGTTACACTTTGCCACCTGTCCGTCGACTTCTTGTTCGGATGCCTGTGCCTCCAACCCCCAAAGGAGGATACTGCGACCAGAAACCAAACCGAGCCGAAGGATACTCGGCCATTCGTCCTGCCGACGACTTCTTAGCGCCCGCCTGCGCAGCGAGCGTATAAAAGGACGACTCCGGCCGCAGGATTCATCAGTTTCATCAGCCCAAAGGAGCGGCGCGCGTCTCTCAAATCGGACGCATGGAAGTCctacaaatttgaaatttgtgcAGTGCCTTGGACAATATTCAAAGTGCTTAATTTAAAGTATGTgtggcaaaataaaaagttaaattactGCCGTTTGTGCTGAGAAACGCAGTTCTTCAAGTTTAATCCAAAACAAGTAAGTCCaatgaaatatttgaaataaacgaaaacagttttttatattaatgatatttagtggacatttaaatataagataatatttaattttatttaaatacaacaaGCTGTATAACCTAGCAGTtcagtataaaaaaaatatttttctgtcaAAATATTAAGGAAATGATttattcatttctttttttttttctcaataaaaatgtattttttttaagtactcaaagatatttaatttattcgcaaaaaaataaaatgttattgtaTAACTTTctcaaacataaatattattttcttttattttaaggctCCACGAATTAAATATAGTTGTTACCTTTTAAAGCAGattttgaaatacaaaaaattgtgtatggtaaaaaaaaacagcctTCTTAAAATTATAGACAAATGTTTCGAATTTgcaatgtttaaaaatgttttatcccGATTCAAAAGTTCTTTTCTAGACAAGTCCTTTTGTTTCTTGGCCAAAGCGTGTTAAGCCAATtgttattaacttttaaaatatatcaacgtttttaaacaatattatacattcattccaaataaaaaataacgtttagtttaaaaaatggtgaatgtattttttaaaaaatgtgttaatttttgttttattaattacatttttaatacttgCTAAATATCTTTTGCGAAGCATCTGATGGACATTCTTCATATCTCTAAGTGCCTTTTGATTGCTTTGAATTCGGTTTTCCTGTCCTGTATTTTTAGCACTTATCAAACGCTTCCCATTTGGAAATTCCGTCTGTGGCCCGTCGGCACATGTGAACAACTTTCTTTATCTTTATCTGCTGTTTGGCTTCGCGTGTGGGCCACAATTAAATGGCAATTAAAAACTCACACAAACGCCCCTTTGTATGAAGCCCCTGCTGACGCAGATCAAGGCTGCAATTGTTTTCATTGTGAATTCGTTTAGCTAAGTGAAATTcgttacgcatacgccacggtggccaatttcaaatttaacgCTGCAATTCAAGGAGAAACCTTTAAAGTAGTTAAGGGAAAACAGTCGCCCGGAAATGACAATATTTCACGACATTGACATTGAGAGGATTTTTGCTGGCCATTAGTGCAGTTTAAAGGACACCGCGGCTATTTGAATTCACAATTCACCAGAGTCTGTAGTAAGGGgcattaaaaattgtacatttaactattttattgaacaTCTCTCGTACGGTATGCAAAAATCAGTTTATTTCAATGCTTCCCCTGGGGTGAGAAATTCGAAATCGCTTGCCAATAAATGACCATCATTAGCCATGCCCCATTTAATGCGATTGTTTAACTTTCGTTTCAGTTACTGGCCAGTCGATACAGCGAGTTCAGCATGTGAGAAGAGTAGTGgggaaaatgcaattttcacGACCACAGCGATAAACGGGCCGGAAAAGCGGAGGGATTGCAGATTGCCGTGAAGAGCCGCAAATTGAGCGCAGATTTCGCTTTTTCTGGCCCCCGGACTTTAGTTCAGAGTTCGGCTGGCTAAGCTAGTGCCGCGATCGGCGTACACTGCCACGCCTCCAGGCACCACGCCCCCGCCCCTCAAACGCCCCCCACACGGCAACATGGATCGCAGCGGGAGCACCGATTTCGGAGGAGCCGCTGCCACGACGGGCCGCTCGAACCCCGCCCCCTGGAGCAACGACAAGGAGTCGCCGAACAAGGACGAGGACGACTCCAACGAGGACGACGGCGACCACGCAACGCCCGCCAAGGTCACCGACCCGCTGGCCCCCAAGTTGGCCAACAATGAAGTGAGTTTTCTGGGCTGACAAAATGACACAAAACATTTCCTTGattttaacaattatattcTTTGATATTCATGTTtctcatattttatttttgccttaTCCTTTCCTTTTACTGCAagtacacaaaaaaatgtatttaaaaaaaatttgttttaaatttagagCGCACAAACTCTGACCCAATTCGAAAGACTAGTATCTAGAAATAGACAGAATCAATTTTGGTTTAGGAATATATACTTTGTggcacaaaaacaacaatttagtTGAGGATTGATTTAACTAAACAacgatttttgttttctgcttttaaaatttgttcgcAAGGAAAGTTTTCACAAAAACATAAGTAATACCTACCATCAATGAAAATAAGTGTATtgtcagtttttattttattgtacaAGAGGAAAAACCCTTATTATCTTATGatatagatttttataaaacatttgtatTATATGTAATATGTGTAatgattttaaacaatataaatatatacttatatttattttacagatatttgtgaaattgtttttagtttaggataaaattacaatttgctTCACCTCATTTTAGCGCACTTTGGTGGTGTCCGTGACGGAGAGAACTCGAGAGACGTGGGGCCAAAAGGCCGAGTTCCTGCTGGCCGTGATTGGCTTCGCCGTTGACCTGGGAAACGTGTGGCGATTTCCGTACATTTGCTACCAGAATGGCGGCGGTGCCTTCCTGGTTCCCTACTGCCTGTTCCTCATCTTCGGCGGTCTGCCCCTGTTTTACATGGAACTGGCTTTGGGTCAGTTCCATCGATGCGGCTGCCTCAGCATTTGGAAGCGCATCTGCCCGGCCCTAAAAGGTGAGTGTAAAAGCCGGGATTTCTACTTGCTCTtgaaaaagttgtaaaaaacCTCTATGTCAGCCCtaaaaaaatgacaaacaaataaatatgagAGTGCCTGGGGCTCCGTATATAATGCAAGATTATATggcaatttaaatgaattacaaATATTGAGTTTTAGTCGCAgaaggtataaaaaaaatgtgattgCATATTGAAATCTATAAAAAGCGTTCAATATTTGCGCAGAGGACCTTTAGCCTCGAGCGCTAGCATTTTGTAATGAGAAATTAAGTATACGCAGCGTGGCTCGGCGAAATTCATATAAGACACAAAACTCGTGTGTTGTTGATGTCTGATATTTTACGCTCGGCCGAGCATTATTGTCTCAGCCAGATTCCAAGGTTCCAAAGGCCACCACCCGCACTTGTTGGCCGCACAAAGGACCAAAGATTCctgttttccgttttttttttttttttttgttttttgggttgGGCGgggttttttgaaaaataaaggGAACTGTGGGGAAAccattgtgtgtgtgtgccggcGACATTATCAAGCAGTGAATTGGATAAGAGTCACCAGAGCTTGTTGCAACAATTAACGACTTATTCAAGCGGAACGCACAAAGCCCAAATCAGGACCTCCATCCGGGCTGAAGGCCCTAATTAAATTGTCCTCAAATTGATTTACAGCAGCGATGAAAAGCCAGCCACTGGAGGGGAAGTCCTCTATTCAAAGTTTTGCATATCGAGTTGATAATTCCATTAAGTGGCAAACAAAACGCATGGGCCATGGGCTGCCCCACTGGATTTGCTGCTGCTCGCTTTAAGTCCGCTCGAAACTTTTGCCAAGTCACTTTTTGTCTAGGCCAAATCCCACTCCAGCTCGTCGCTCGTTGCTCGTCGTAAAAAGTCCAAGAGCAAACACCACTTTGTGGCAGTCATCATTTGCTCAACAAGTGTTTGCTTTGGCAAACCTTTTGCCGAGCGACTGGGAATGAATGAAAAGCAGCCGGAAAGCCAAGCGCGTGGAAAACTCAAAGGAGGCTAAATCACGTGACGTGTCTTATTGGCCTCATAAGTAAGCGGACGGAAAGAACGGAGGGTGATTTGTACAAAAGATGAAACCTGCAAATTGTCACGCGGGAATAGAATAGAAAAGTCCTCCAATTTCTTTTCCGATTCTCCCCTGGCCGTTTTCAATCAGATATATTGGTTTTCCCAGGCCAAGTTGGGCTGGCTTTTAAGTGCTACCTGTTGATTTGCATATCTTGCAGTCTTGTTAAGCGAGTAATTAGGGAAATTAATGGAGATAATAGGGATTCTCAAAGAGTATATCTAAACTGATAATATTGGATTAAGTTCATAGTCAAAAATAATAGAGAACTCATAAATACATTACTAATAgtacaatatataaaataattaaataaatataataatgcaAGTTCTACAACAGTATTTCAATATTTGATagcttatttaaataattaaaatgtggATAAAGGGTTTCTAAggacgtatatataaattgataGTATTTGATTGAATTCATGGTAGTTAATTATAAAGAGctcataaaaacattaaacagaACATCGATTAAAAGATATAATATTGCAAGTTTTATaacaatatttcaattttaattcttatttatttaaataatttgaatcaAAGAAATAAGAAGTTCCAAAACGAATTGAACAACTGATACAATAAAAACTGTTTAGCATTATATAGTTAAATTTACTTAACGAATCTAaggtttatatttttcaaactttGACCAGTTTACTAAATAAAGTTAGTATTTATAATCCAACTTTATTCTGTAAACCCTCACATTTCCAGGTGTTGGCTATGCGATCTGCCTGATAGACATATATATGGGCATGTACTATAACACCATTATTGGATGGGCGGTGTACTATCTCTTCGCCTCGTTCACGTCCAAGTTGCCGTGGACGTCCTGCGATAATCCATGGAACACGGAGAACTGTATGCAGGTGACCAGTGAGAATTTCACGGAGTTTGCCACCTCACCAGCCAAGGAGTTCTTCGAGTGGGTATCCCGGATGCATCCTTAGATCCTTATCCTTTAGCGATTGTTTTGCAGGCGAAGAGTGCTGGAGAGTTACAAGGGCAATGGCCTGGACTTCATGGGTCCGGTGAAGCCAACGCTGGCACTTTGCGTTTTCGGTGTCTTTGTTCTGGTGTATTTCTCACTCTGGAAGGGAGTGCGAAGTGCCGGAAAAGTGGTGTGGGTCACTGCCTTGGCTCCATATGTGGTGCTTATCATTCTGCTGGTCAGGGGAGTTTCTCTTCCCGGCGCAGATGAGGGCATCAAGTATTACCTAACCCCAGAGTGGCACAAGCTGAAGAACTCCAAAGTTTGGATTGACGCCGCATCGCAGATATTCTTCTCTCTGGGTCCCGGATTTGGCACCCTGCTGGCCCTGTCCAGCTACA contains:
- the LOC128253931 gene encoding sodium-dependent serotonin transporter isoform X1, with translation MDRSGSTDFGGAAATTGRSNPAPWSNDKESPNKDEDDSNEDDGDHATPAKVTDPLAPKLANNERTLVVSVTERTRETWGQKAEFLLAVIGFAVDLGNVWRFPYICYQNGGGAFLVPYCLFLIFGGLPLFYMELALGQFHRCGCLSIWKRICPALKGVGYAICLIDIYMGMYYNTIIGWAVYYLFASFTSKLPWTSCDNPWNTENCMQVTSENFTEFATSPAKEFFERRVLESYKGNGLDFMGPVKPTLALCVFGVFVLVYFSLWKGVRSAGKVVWVTALAPYVVLIILLVRGVSLPGADEGIKYYLTPEWHKLKNSKVWIDAASQIFFSLGPGFGTLLALSSYNKFNNNCYRDALITSSINCLTSFLAGFVIFSVLGYMAYVQKTSIDKVGLEGPGLVFIVYPEAIATMSGSVFWSIIFFLMLITLGLDSTFGGLEAMITALCDEYPRVIGRRRELFVLLLLAFIFLCALPTMTYGGVVLVNFLNVYGPGLAILFVVFVEAAGVFWFYGVDRFSADVEQMLGSKPGLFWRICWTYISPVFLLTIFIFSIMGYKEMLGEEYYYPDWSYKVGWAVTCSSVLCIPLYIVYKFCFASKGGCRQRLQESFQPEESCGSVVPGQQGTSV